One Mastacembelus armatus chromosome 10, fMasArm1.2, whole genome shotgun sequence DNA window includes the following coding sequences:
- the ppid gene encoding peptidyl-prolyl cis-trans isomerase D, which produces MSHPVPSDKPSNPENPRVFFDVDIDGERAGRIVLELFVDITPKTAENFRALCTGEKGTGESTGKPLHFKGCPFHRIIKKFMIQGGDFSNHNGTGGESIYGEKFEDENFHYKHDRVGLLSMANAGPNTNGSQFFITTVPTPHLDGKHVVFGQVLKGMGIVKMLESIDTNDDAPVKPCVIADCGEHKDGDSWGIARSDGSGDTHPDFPEDSDIDFKDVDKVLSVAEDLKNIGNSLFKNQDWKAAVNKYSKALRYLEVGGDHLEDEVQQKLEPTALSCFLNTAACNLKMHLWQDALDSCNEALQLDQVNTKALFRRAQAWQGLKEYSKAMTDLKKAQGITPEDKAIGNEMKRVQLKIQEEKEKEKKIYAKMFA; this is translated from the exons CTGGCCGAATAGTTTTAGAGCTTTTTGTTGATATCACCCCGAAGACTGCTGAAAACTTCCGGGCTCTCTGTACGGGAGAGAAAGGCACGGGCGAATCTACTGGGAAACCTCTGCACTTTAAAGGCTGCCCTTTCCACAGAA TTATTAAGAAGTTTATGATCCAAGGAGGTGACTTTTCCAACCATAATGGCACCGGTGGAGAGAGCATCTATGGGGAGAAGTTTGAGGATGAAAACTTCCATTACAAG cATGACAGGGTGGGTCTTCTAAGCATGGCCAACGCTGGGCCAAACACCAACGGCTCACAGTTCTTCATCACTACTGTCCCCACACCACacttggatggaaaacatgtgGTCTTCGGACAGGTGTTGAAAGGAATGGGAATTGTAAAAATGCTGGAGTCCATTGACACTAATGACGATGCTCCTGTAAAG CCGTGCGTTATAGCAGACTGTGGTGAGCATAAGGATGGTGACAGCTGGGGCATAGCACGCAGTGATGGATCAGGGGACACTCATCCAGATTTCCCTGAGGACTCAGACATCGACTTTAAGGAT GTTGATAAAGTTCTCTCTGTTGCTGAGGATTTGAAGAATATTGGAAACAGCCTTTTTAAGAATCAAGACTGGAAAGCTGCTGTCAACAAATACAGCAAAGCCTTGCG gTACTTGGAGGTGGGTGGAGATCACCTGGAGGATGAGGTGCAGCAGAAGCTGGAGCCTACAGCCCTCAGCTGCTTTCTTAACACAGCAGCCTGCAACCTGAAGATGCATCTGTGGCAGGATGCTCTGGACAGCTGCAATGAG GCTCTACAGCTGGACCAGGTGAACACTAAGGCACTTTTCCGTAGGGCCCAGGCTTGGCAGGGGTTAAAGGAATACAGCAAAGCCATG ACTGATCTGAAGAAAGCTCAGGGAATAACCCCAGAAGACAAAG CTATCGGCAATGAGATGAAGAGAGTCCAACTTAAAATccaggaggagaaggagaaagagaagaaaatctATGCCAAGATGTTTGCATGA
- the etfdh gene encoding electron transfer flavoprotein-ubiquinone oxidoreductase, mitochondrial, producing the protein MFPANRYSCQAHKCIRALQKLQVEHVAPQLYTTLHRRLSSSVSAPRITTHYTIHPRDKDPRWEAIEMERFVDEADVVIVGGGPAGLSAAIRLKQLANEHEKELRVCLVEKASQIGAHTLSGACLEPSALNELIPDWKERGAPLNTPVTEDVFSILTEKHRIPVPMLPGLPMRNHGNYIVRLGNFVHWLGEQAEELGVELYPGYAASEVLFHEDGSVKGIATNDVGVAKDGSPKDVFERGMELHAKVTLFGEGCHGHLAKQLYKQFNLRENCEPQTYAIGLKELWMIDEKKWRPGRVEHSVGWPLNRNTYGGSFLYHLNEGEPLVALGFVVGLDYTNPYLSPFREFQRWKHHPFVAPTLEGGQRIAYGARALNEGGFQSIPKLTFPGGLLIGCSPGFMNVPKIKGTHTAMKSGSLAAEAIFPKVTAESVDSETAGLHVHEYADNMKNSWVWKELYAVRNIRPSFHNYFGLYGGMLYTGIFYWVFRGKEPWTLKHCGLDANQLKPAKDCTPIEYPKPDGKISFDLLSSVALSGTNHEGDQPPHLTLKDDSVPVARNLAIYDGPEQRFCPAGVYEYVPLETGDGMRLQINAQNCVHCKTCDIKDPSQNINWVVPEGGGGPAYNGM; encoded by the exons atgtttccTGCTAACAGATATTCATGTCAAG CCCACAAGTGTATCAGGGCATTGCAAAAACTACAGGTGGAGCATGTTGCCCCTCAGCTGTACACAACACTACACAGAAGATTGTCCTCTTCAGTGTCAGCACCTCGCATCACAACGCACTACACCATCCACCCTCGGGATAAAGATCCAAGATGGGAAG CCATTGAAATGGAGAGGTTTGTCGATGAAGCAGATGTGGTGATAGTAGGCGGAGGCCCTGCTGGTCTTTCAGCAGCCATTCGTCTGAAGCAGCTAGCCAATGAACATGAGAAAGAGCTGCGAGTGTGCCTTGTGGAGAAGGCCTCTCAGATTGGAGCACACACACTATCAGGGGCCTGTCTAGAGCCCTCGGCTCTTAATGAGCTCATTCCTGATTGGAAGGAACGAGGA GCACCTTTGAATACACCAGTGACTGAAGATGTGTTCAGCATTTTAACAGAGAAGCACAGAATCCCTGTTCCCATGTTGCCAG GTTTGCCCATGAGGAACCATGGTAACTACATTGTGAGGTTGGGGAACTTTGTGCACTGGCTGGGGGAGCAGGCTGAGGAACTTGGAGTGGAGCTATACCCTGGTTATGCTGCATCTGAG GTCTTATTTCATGAAGATGGAAGTGTAAAAGGAATTGCCACCAATGATGTGGGCGTTGCCAAGGATGGCTCACCAAAG GATGTTTTTGAGAGGGGGATGGAGCTCCATGCTAAAGTCACGCTGTTTGGAGAAGGTTGTCATGGCCACTTGGCCAAGCAGCTTTACAAGCAATTCAACCTGCGTGAGAACTGTGAACCACAGACCTACGCCATTGGCCTGAAGGAG ttgtgGATGATTGATGAGAAAAAGTGGAGGCCAGGCAGAGTAGAGCATTCGGTGGGTTGGCCTCtcaacagaaacacatatgGAGGATCCTTCCTGTATCACCTAAATGAAGGAGAGCCATTAGTGGCCTTGGGCTTTGTG GTAGGTCTTGACTACACCAACCCGTACCTAAGCCCTTTCAGAGAGTTCCAGCGCTGGAAACACCATCCATTTGTAGCTCCCACTCTGGAGGGAGGGCAGAGGATTGCATATGGAGCCAGGGCCCTGAATGAGGGAGGATTCCAA TCTATCCCAAAACTGACTTTCCCTGGAGGACTGCTGATTGGCTGCAGCCCTGGTTTCATGAATGTCCCAAAGATCAAAGGCACCCACACAGCTATGAAGAGTGGCAGTCTGGCTGCTGAGGCCATTTTCCCCAAAGTCACAGCAGAGAGTGTGGATTCAGAAACGGCAG GACTCCATGTACATGAATATGCTGACAACATGAAAAATTCATGGGTGTGGAAGGAGCTGTATGCAGTGAGAAACATCAGGCCATCGTTCCACAATTACTTTGGCCTGTATGGTGGCATGCTTTATACTGGGATTTTCTACTGGGTCTTCAGAGGAAAAGAACCATGGACGCTTAAACATTGTG GCCTTGATGCAAACCAGCTTAAACCAGCTAAAGACTGTACGCCAATTGAGTATCCTAAGCCTGATGGGAAGATAAGCTTTGACCTGCTCTCCTCTGTGGCCTTGAGCGGCACCAACCATGAGGGGGACCAGCCCCCACATCTGACCCTAAAGGATGACAGTGTCCCAGTTGCCAGGAACCTGGCAATATATGATGGGCCTGAGCAGCGCTTCTGCCCGGCAG GGGTCTATGAGTATGTTCCTCTGGAAACAGGAGATGGGATGAGACTGCAGATAAATGCTCAGAACTGTGTTCACTGTAAGACCTGTGATATCAAGGACCCAAGCCAAAACATCAACTGGGTTGTACCTGAAGGCGGTGGTGGACCAGCCTACAATGGAATGTAG